Proteins from a single region of Catenulispora acidiphila DSM 44928:
- a CDS encoding carbohydrate ABC transporter permease — protein sequence MRNSSTGRVLRRVVTYGFVTLGALASIFPLYYMVVGSLQLHADSAFSGLIPRSGNIGLQNYRDVNKAISLLPSLGNSAIFTLGTVVLTIVIGLPAGYALARLRFPGKPAVAGMLILVLVLPFQVMMIPLYILVVRDYGLADNYIGMILPFAVNATAVLIFRQFFVSLPDELFDAAHIDGAGEVRTLLLVAAPLTKPAILTASVITFIGPWNEFLWPFLITKQHSMQPLAVSLGEYVSTNAATATNPYGVILAGACVLAVPVIALFLIAQRHFTSAALGSGVKE from the coding sequence ATGAGGAACAGCTCCACCGGCAGGGTTCTGCGACGTGTGGTGACCTACGGCTTCGTCACCCTCGGCGCGCTGGCGAGCATTTTCCCGTTGTACTACATGGTCGTCGGCTCGTTGCAGCTACACGCGGACAGTGCTTTCAGTGGCCTGATTCCCCGGTCGGGGAACATCGGCTTGCAGAACTACCGGGACGTCAACAAGGCGATCTCGCTGTTGCCGTCGCTGGGGAACTCGGCGATCTTCACCCTCGGCACGGTCGTGCTGACCATCGTGATCGGGCTGCCCGCCGGCTACGCGCTGGCGCGGCTGCGCTTCCCCGGCAAGCCGGCGGTGGCCGGGATGCTGATCCTGGTGCTGGTGCTGCCGTTCCAGGTGATGATGATCCCGTTGTACATCCTCGTGGTCCGCGACTACGGCTTGGCGGACAACTACATCGGGATGATCCTGCCGTTCGCGGTGAACGCCACCGCCGTGCTGATCTTCCGGCAGTTCTTCGTCTCGCTGCCGGACGAGCTGTTCGACGCCGCGCACATCGACGGCGCCGGCGAGGTGCGGACGCTGCTGCTGGTCGCCGCACCGCTGACGAAGCCGGCGATCCTGACCGCGTCGGTCATCACGTTCATCGGGCCGTGGAACGAGTTCCTGTGGCCGTTCCTGATCACGAAGCAGCATTCGATGCAGCCGCTGGCGGTCTCGCTCGGGGAGTACGTGTCGACGAACGCCGCCACCGCGACGAATCCCTACGGCGTGATCCTGGCCGGAGCGTGCGTGCTCGCGGTGCCGGTGATCGCGCTGTTCCTGATCGCGCAGCGGCACTTCACGTCGGCGGCGTTGGGAAGCGGGGTGAAGGAGTAG
- a CDS encoding carbohydrate ABC transporter permease: MSRAKRGGRRSKTLVGLWLVAPYAAYLIVVYAVPIIQGVRISVLDYVYAAPGASVPQPFVGLKNYRAAWSNPQLRRSFLNIGEFLVINVPLTVILGMTLAAVLAKLTRMKAFFRSAFFVPYVTASIAVIGVWYFLFSQSGLINHVLGGLAPNPSWLVNSKLAMVVIALEVTWKQLGFYVLLYLAGVLLIPDSLYEAASIDGAGVVRQFRSITVPALRNITILVTTLALIVGANLFTEPYLLTGGGGPNGATMSPALLIYQDGVEQGKPGVGAAIGIMLTLFVLLVAGLGAGARRLAQSREGERA; encoded by the coding sequence ATGTCCCGCGCGAAGCGAGGCGGTCGGCGCTCCAAGACGCTCGTCGGGTTATGGCTGGTCGCGCCATACGCGGCGTACCTGATCGTCGTCTACGCCGTGCCGATCATCCAGGGCGTCCGGATATCAGTGTTGGACTATGTGTACGCGGCGCCCGGAGCGTCGGTGCCGCAGCCGTTCGTGGGCCTGAAGAACTACCGCGCGGCGTGGTCGAATCCGCAGCTGCGCCGCTCGTTCCTGAACATCGGCGAGTTCCTGGTCATCAACGTGCCGCTGACCGTGATTCTGGGGATGACGCTGGCCGCGGTGTTGGCGAAGCTGACGCGGATGAAGGCGTTCTTCCGCTCGGCCTTCTTCGTGCCCTACGTCACCGCGAGCATCGCCGTCATCGGCGTCTGGTACTTCCTGTTCAGCCAGAGCGGGCTGATCAACCACGTCCTGGGCGGCCTGGCGCCGAATCCGTCCTGGCTCGTGAACTCCAAGCTGGCGATGGTCGTGATCGCCTTGGAGGTGACGTGGAAACAGCTCGGCTTCTACGTCCTGCTCTACCTCGCCGGGGTGTTGTTGATCCCTGATTCGCTCTACGAGGCGGCGAGCATCGACGGCGCGGGCGTGGTGCGGCAGTTCCGCTCGATCACGGTCCCGGCGCTGCGCAACATCACCATCCTGGTGACCACGCTGGCGCTGATCGTCGGCGCCAACCTGTTCACCGAGCCGTACCTGCTCACCGGTGGCGGCGGCCCGAACGGCGCGACGATGTCGCCGGCGCTGCTGATCTACCAGGACGGTGTCGAGCAGGGCAAACCGGGCGTCGGCGCGGCGATCGGCATCATGCTGACGCTGTTCGTGCTGCTGGTCGCCGGGCTCGGAGCCGGGGCGCGCCGGCTGGCTCAGTCGCGAGAGGGGGAACGAGCATGA
- a CDS encoding sigma-70 family RNA polymerase sigma factor — MATKAMTLTQRARSGDGAAFDELVAPYRRELQVHCYRMLGSFQDAEDALQDTLLSAWQGLSGFEERSSVRTWLYRIATNRCLNARRSASRRSAKEWNVPGVEPPAPTRLGEVFWLEPFPDALLEGVLDASPPGPEARYEQSEAISLAFVTALQVLPPRQVAVLLLRDVLGYHGAEVAEMLDTTAESVSSALKRARAGLERQRSASAPTSGSSEESALAAKFATAYEAADIETLIALLTDDVFTSMPPMPFEYQGRDATITFLTSILATGRRHRLIPTRANNQPAFGAYLRGTGATSHGVGLFVLETTTTGISAMTRFENGVLPWFGLPRSIPAA; from the coding sequence ATGGCCACCAAAGCGATGACCTTGACGCAACGTGCCAGATCCGGCGACGGCGCGGCGTTCGACGAGCTCGTCGCCCCCTACCGCCGTGAACTCCAGGTGCACTGCTACCGCATGCTGGGCTCGTTCCAGGACGCCGAGGACGCGCTCCAGGACACGCTTCTCAGCGCCTGGCAAGGACTGAGCGGCTTCGAGGAACGCTCCTCGGTCCGCACCTGGCTCTACCGCATCGCCACCAACCGCTGCCTGAACGCCCGCCGCTCGGCGAGCCGCCGCAGCGCCAAGGAATGGAACGTCCCGGGCGTCGAGCCGCCGGCGCCGACCAGGCTCGGCGAGGTGTTCTGGCTGGAGCCCTTCCCCGACGCCCTGCTCGAGGGCGTTCTCGACGCCTCACCACCCGGTCCCGAGGCGCGCTACGAGCAGAGCGAGGCGATCTCGCTGGCCTTCGTGACCGCGCTACAGGTGCTGCCGCCGCGACAGGTGGCGGTGCTGCTCCTACGCGACGTTCTCGGATACCACGGCGCCGAGGTCGCGGAGATGCTCGACACGACAGCGGAATCGGTGAGCAGCGCCCTGAAGCGAGCCCGCGCCGGCCTCGAGCGCCAGCGCTCTGCCAGCGCCCCAACCTCCGGCTCCTCCGAAGAAAGCGCACTCGCCGCCAAGTTCGCCACCGCCTACGAAGCCGCCGACATCGAAACCCTGATCGCCCTCCTGACCGACGACGTCTTCACCTCGATGCCCCCCATGCCCTTCGAGTACCAAGGCCGCGACGCCACCATCACCTTCCTCACCAGCATCCTGGCCACCGGCCGCCGCCACCGCCTGATCCCCACCCGAGCCAACAACCAACCCGCCTTCGGCGCCTACCTCCGCGGCACCGGCGCCACCAGCCACGGCGTAGGCCTCTTCGTCCTCGAAACCACCACCACCGGCATCAGCGCCATGACCCGCTTCGAGAACGGCGTCCTGCCCTGGTTCGGCCTGCCGCGCTCGATCCCGGCGGCTTAG
- a CDS encoding helix-turn-helix transcriptional regulator: MLAIGSPQAWQALVGREAQAERMAEAVAALASGRGAVLEIAGDPGMGKTRLLGRLAQLASGQGARVARSTALRGNTIARQLFRDAWADVPAPDAADADDDEGFRRVRSALSDWAADPVGIGGAVIFDDVHLADEASTRLLARLIRTPVPGPLLMAIGHCPRRTGSLLLEALDDGSRTGTVVRVELGALDVTAVNQLLSAWSGTRDLDPGYLEQIRAASDGNPRYLRVLNAAGWRPELWPDSPGEDTGALLREGASMAAELDALSAAETSVVTAAAVLGGSFRPEDVAVICAAITPGAAITSGAAVTPGASTASSASATLGLGLAGILDALDDLVRADVVRHIAPGARFAFRHPLLGHVAHERASLPTLLAAHQRALDLLKARGAGMVDLAKHAEHLVGTDAAAAAPLLARGAGEILPDAPETAVRWLRLALQTPVGERPSAERDALMLECCRALSAAGRFEEARALAHDVLRDDTWLTGPLRQRAYAMRIAAERQLGRYDEASAVASAAIEALPRPLTAGAAELAFEYGALHLYRGTYALARPVVQEVAAAVKAASEGTAAGAAGAAGATGFADVAVARAGSRTSAASAPDEAGPLGASHDVDTYLIDIPSAPEARAAAAVRVLAAFGDAFLGETADAIPALVESARLVDGLPDATAARNPELLAMLGCGEMFMEGYTAAARHLRRCLAIARKGGPQQMKLNVLLGLAFIDQQTGNLRRCEERAEEASRVARATGADDGVSMSEALRVGAMIWTRPRAESAAVVAAAEQALRSARPGNGWWSGSAAMQLAVVRMVTGDAAGCVDALLEGGGGPELRKLQPAYRPMLLSMLSTAALRCGRPDLARQAAQDAEQAAEASGLSVQRAYVVRAQAALRAAEGDHATAAQLFEQAALGFRRANRPVQHAWTLLAGSASAMQALGPTVAATWLDTAEEVARVHGAARIAEDVADVRTRLLTGGAARPAAQPAATALAGAVVVVTPTAVAAGAVAPVGAAAAAAVMAVPAATDGAPVDPAPPVALQPDVRDLLTTREREIAALVATGRRSRAIADELFLSHRTVETHLARIYRKLNVSSRTALAHLLQGTDSPGPD, translated from the coding sequence GTGCTTGCCATCGGTTCGCCACAAGCCTGGCAGGCCCTGGTCGGGCGGGAAGCCCAGGCCGAGCGGATGGCCGAAGCCGTCGCGGCGCTGGCCTCGGGCCGGGGCGCCGTGCTGGAGATCGCCGGGGACCCCGGGATGGGCAAGACCCGGCTGCTGGGCCGGCTGGCGCAGCTCGCCTCGGGCCAGGGCGCCCGCGTGGCCCGGTCCACCGCGTTGCGCGGCAACACCATCGCGCGCCAGCTCTTCCGCGACGCCTGGGCCGACGTGCCGGCTCCGGACGCCGCCGACGCGGACGACGACGAGGGCTTCCGCCGCGTCCGCTCCGCCCTGTCCGACTGGGCCGCCGACCCGGTCGGGATCGGCGGCGCGGTGATCTTCGACGACGTCCACCTCGCCGACGAGGCCTCCACCCGGCTGCTCGCGCGCCTGATCCGCACCCCGGTGCCCGGTCCGCTGCTGATGGCCATCGGGCACTGCCCGCGGCGCACCGGCTCGCTGCTGCTGGAAGCCCTCGACGACGGCTCCCGCACCGGCACCGTGGTCCGGGTCGAGCTCGGCGCCCTGGACGTCACCGCGGTCAACCAGCTGCTGTCCGCCTGGTCCGGCACGCGGGACCTGGACCCCGGCTACCTGGAGCAGATCCGCGCCGCCTCCGACGGCAACCCGCGCTATCTGCGGGTGCTCAACGCCGCCGGCTGGCGTCCGGAGCTGTGGCCGGACAGCCCCGGCGAGGACACCGGCGCGCTGCTGCGCGAGGGCGCCTCGATGGCCGCCGAGCTGGACGCGCTGTCCGCCGCCGAGACGTCGGTGGTCACGGCGGCCGCGGTGCTGGGCGGCTCTTTCCGGCCCGAGGACGTCGCAGTAATCTGTGCCGCTATAACACCTGGTGCCGCTATAACATCGGGCGCCGCCGTCACACCCGGCGCTTCCACGGCCTCCAGCGCCTCCGCGACCCTCGGCCTCGGTCTGGCCGGCATCCTGGACGCCCTGGACGACCTGGTCCGCGCCGACGTCGTCCGGCACATCGCCCCCGGCGCCCGCTTCGCCTTCCGGCATCCGCTGCTCGGGCACGTCGCCCACGAGCGCGCGTCGCTGCCCACCCTCCTGGCCGCCCACCAGCGCGCGCTGGACCTGCTCAAGGCGCGCGGCGCGGGCATGGTGGACCTGGCCAAGCACGCCGAGCACCTGGTCGGCACCGACGCCGCGGCCGCCGCCCCGCTGCTCGCGCGCGGCGCCGGCGAGATCCTGCCCGACGCCCCGGAGACCGCCGTGCGCTGGCTGCGCCTGGCGTTGCAGACCCCGGTGGGGGAGCGGCCCAGCGCCGAACGCGACGCCCTGATGCTCGAGTGCTGCCGCGCGCTGTCCGCCGCCGGTCGCTTCGAGGAGGCTCGCGCGCTGGCCCACGACGTCCTGCGCGACGACACCTGGCTGACCGGTCCGCTGCGCCAACGCGCCTACGCGATGCGGATCGCCGCCGAACGCCAGCTCGGCCGCTACGACGAGGCCTCGGCGGTGGCCAGCGCCGCGATCGAGGCGCTGCCCCGGCCGCTGACCGCCGGCGCCGCCGAGCTCGCCTTCGAATACGGCGCGCTGCACCTGTACCGCGGCACGTACGCGCTGGCGCGCCCGGTCGTGCAGGAAGTCGCCGCCGCGGTGAAGGCCGCTTCCGAGGGGACGGCAGCGGGAGCCGCCGGAGCTGCTGGAGCCACCGGATTCGCGGACGTCGCCGTGGCGCGCGCAGGGTCCCGAACATCCGCCGCGAGCGCCCCCGACGAGGCCGGACCGCTCGGCGCATCGCATGACGTTGACACCTATTTGATCGATATACCTTCGGCGCCCGAAGCCCGCGCGGCGGCGGCGGTCCGCGTCCTGGCCGCGTTCGGCGACGCCTTCCTCGGCGAGACCGCCGACGCGATCCCCGCCCTGGTCGAGAGCGCCCGCCTGGTCGACGGCCTGCCCGACGCCACCGCCGCCCGCAACCCCGAACTGCTGGCCATGCTCGGCTGCGGCGAGATGTTCATGGAGGGCTACACCGCCGCCGCCCGCCACCTGCGCCGCTGCCTGGCCATCGCCCGCAAGGGCGGCCCGCAGCAGATGAAACTCAACGTCCTGCTCGGCCTGGCCTTCATCGACCAGCAGACCGGCAACCTGCGCCGCTGCGAGGAGCGCGCCGAGGAGGCCAGCCGGGTGGCCCGCGCCACCGGCGCCGACGATGGCGTCAGCATGAGCGAGGCGCTGCGCGTCGGCGCCATGATCTGGACCCGCCCGCGCGCCGAGTCCGCCGCCGTCGTGGCCGCCGCCGAGCAGGCGCTCCGCTCCGCCCGCCCCGGCAACGGCTGGTGGTCCGGCTCGGCGGCGATGCAGCTGGCCGTGGTCCGCATGGTCACCGGCGACGCCGCCGGCTGCGTGGACGCGCTGCTGGAAGGCGGCGGCGGCCCGGAGTTGCGCAAGCTCCAGCCCGCCTACCGTCCGATGCTGCTGTCGATGCTGTCCACCGCCGCCCTGCGCTGCGGCCGCCCGGATCTGGCACGCCAGGCAGCCCAGGATGCCGAGCAGGCAGCGGAGGCCTCGGGTCTGTCCGTACAACGTGCGTACGTAGTCCGCGCCCAAGCCGCCCTGCGTGCCGCAGAAGGCGACCACGCCACCGCGGCCCAGCTCTTCGAGCAAGCCGCCCTCGGCTTCCGCCGCGCCAACCGCCCGGTACAGCACGCCTGGACCCTGCTCGCCGGCAGCGCCTCAGCGATGCAGGCTCTGGGTCCGACGGTCGCGGCGACCTGGCTGGACACCGCCGAGGAAGTCGCACGCGTCCACGGTGCGGCGCGCATCGCAGAAGACGTCGCCGACGTCCGGACGCGGTTGCTCACCGGCGGGGCGGCGCGTCCGGCGGCGCAGCCCGCCGCGACGGCGCTCGCCGGCGCGGTGGTGGTCGTGACCCCGACCGCGGTCGCCGCCGGTGCGGTCGCACCGGTCGGCGCGGCAGCGGCAGCGGCAGTGATGGCGGTGCCGGCGGCCACGGACGGCGCGCCGGTCGACCCGGCGCCGCCCGTCGCGCTCCAGCCGGACGTCCGCGACCTGCTGACCACCCGCGAACGCGAGATAGCAGCCCTGGTCGCCACCGGCCGCCGCAGCCGCGCGATCGCCGACGAACTCTTCCTGAGCCATCGCACGGTGGAGACCCACCTGGCGCGCATCTATCGGAAGTTGAACGTTTCGTCGAGGACCGCGCTGGCGCACCTTCTTCAGGGTACTGATTCCCCAGGACCGGACTGA
- a CDS encoding dihydrofolate reductase family protein, translating to MGKIIVSTNASLDGVVQDPDGKEGFALGGWFDQVVGQDRAPWAAAFAAEALAGEALLLGRTTDEWFASRWLGRDGAWAEKLNAMPKYVVSGSLESAAWSNATVVSADLPAEVARIKQEIDGEVLVYASFQLVHALIEQDLVDEIRLMVIPVVVGEGARLFGTAGGVKPLRLISTRSVGENIVFVDYEVVK from the coding sequence ATGGGAAAGATCATCGTCAGCACCAACGCCTCGCTCGACGGCGTCGTGCAGGACCCGGACGGCAAGGAGGGCTTCGCCCTCGGCGGCTGGTTCGACCAGGTCGTGGGACAGGACCGGGCGCCGTGGGCGGCGGCGTTCGCCGCGGAGGCGCTGGCCGGCGAGGCGTTGCTGCTGGGGCGCACGACCGACGAGTGGTTCGCCTCGCGCTGGCTGGGGCGGGACGGCGCGTGGGCGGAGAAGCTGAACGCGATGCCGAAGTACGTCGTCTCCGGCAGCTTGGAGAGCGCCGCCTGGTCCAACGCGACGGTCGTCAGCGCCGACCTGCCCGCCGAGGTCGCCCGGATCAAGCAGGAGATCGACGGCGAGGTGCTGGTGTACGCGAGCTTCCAGCTCGTCCACGCGCTGATCGAGCAGGACCTCGTCGACGAGATCCGGCTCATGGTGATCCCGGTCGTGGTCGGCGAGGGAGCGCGCCTGTTCGGGACGGCCGGCGGCGTGAAGCCGCTGCGGCTCATCAGCACCCGGAGCGTCGGCGAGAACATCGTGTTCGTCGATTACGAGGTGGTGAAGTAA
- a CDS encoding extracellular solute-binding protein: protein MARLRTFTAAVAALACTALTLAGCSSGGSGGGKLSSGPIKIWYSNNAQEVSWGKATVALWNKAHPDQQVTGEEIPAGSSSEEVITAAIAAGNAPCLVFNGSPSAISGWVKQGGLVPLNDFADGVSYVEGRSGATVAAEYKSTDGKYYQLPWKSNPVMIFYNKDMFKAAGLDPDHPVLSTYADFEAAAQKLLSSGAAQYAIAPAATNEFYQNWFDYYPLYIAQSGGQPLVANGKATFDDAAGKAVADFWSGVYAKNQAPKEKYNGDAFADKKSAMAIVGPWAIASYAGKVNWGAVPVPTSAGMPADQIHTFADSKTVSVFTACKNRQTAWDFLKFATDQDNDGTLLSMTGQMPLRSDLPSTYASYFTAHPEYTLFAQQAARTVEVPNVANGVTMWQDFRNGYLKSVVFGQQPTSQWLHDAAGTVASDIAK from the coding sequence ATGGCGAGATTGCGCACGTTCACCGCCGCCGTCGCGGCGCTGGCCTGCACGGCCCTCACGCTGGCGGGATGCAGCTCCGGAGGCTCCGGCGGCGGAAAGCTCAGCAGCGGGCCGATCAAGATCTGGTACTCCAACAACGCCCAGGAAGTCTCCTGGGGCAAAGCCACCGTCGCCCTGTGGAACAAGGCGCACCCGGACCAACAGGTCACCGGCGAGGAGATCCCCGCGGGCAGCAGCTCCGAGGAGGTCATCACCGCCGCGATCGCCGCCGGGAACGCGCCGTGCCTGGTGTTCAACGGCTCGCCGTCGGCGATATCGGGCTGGGTGAAGCAGGGCGGACTGGTGCCCTTGAACGACTTCGCCGATGGCGTGTCCTACGTCGAGGGACGCAGCGGTGCGACTGTCGCGGCCGAGTACAAGAGCACTGATGGCAAGTACTACCAGCTGCCGTGGAAGAGCAACCCGGTCATGATCTTCTACAACAAGGACATGTTCAAGGCCGCCGGACTGGATCCGGACCATCCGGTGCTGTCCACGTACGCCGATTTCGAGGCCGCGGCACAGAAACTCCTCAGCTCCGGCGCCGCGCAGTACGCCATCGCACCGGCGGCGACCAACGAGTTCTACCAGAACTGGTTCGACTACTACCCGCTCTACATCGCCCAGAGCGGCGGGCAGCCGCTGGTGGCGAACGGCAAGGCGACCTTCGACGACGCCGCCGGGAAGGCCGTCGCGGACTTCTGGTCCGGTGTCTACGCCAAGAACCAGGCGCCGAAGGAGAAGTACAACGGCGACGCGTTCGCGGACAAGAAGTCGGCGATGGCGATCGTCGGACCGTGGGCCATCGCGTCCTACGCCGGCAAGGTGAACTGGGGCGCGGTACCGGTCCCGACGTCCGCCGGGATGCCGGCCGACCAGATCCACACCTTCGCCGACTCCAAGACCGTCTCGGTGTTCACCGCGTGCAAGAACCGGCAGACCGCCTGGGACTTCCTGAAGTTCGCCACCGACCAGGACAACGACGGCACGCTGCTGAGTATGACCGGCCAGATGCCGCTGCGCAGCGACCTGCCGAGTACCTACGCGTCCTACTTCACCGCGCACCCCGAATACACGCTGTTCGCGCAGCAGGCGGCCCGCACCGTCGAGGTCCCGAACGTCGCCAACGGCGTGACCATGTGGCAGGACTTCCGCAACGGCTACCTGAAGTCCGTGGTCTTCGGTCAGCAGCCGACAAGCCAGTGGTTGCATGACGCGGCCGGTACCGTCGCCTCCGACATCGCCAAGTAG